The Deltaproteobacteria bacterium genome segment GACGACGGTTCCAACGGCCGGTGGATGATCGTGCTTGTTGGTGCGCTGGTCGTTGGCGGCATTGAAACCGTCTGGGAGGGAACTGTGAACCCGCTCCGGAAAGGTATGAAATCGGACCGGGTATTCGAGGGGATGATCAGGGTCAGCCGGGGCGATGAAATAGGCCTGTTCCGTGCCGGTTCCACGGTGATCTGTTTTTGGCAGAAGGGACGGGTCCGGCTGGAACCGTTCGGCGACAACGCGCCGGTGAAGCTGGGGGAAACGATCGGGGAGCGGGATGTGTGATAACATAAAAGTAGTTGATGTTTATGTTATCTATTCCTCCGCTGCTTCTTTTCCTGTATGCCCGACATACCGAACCGGCGGTCCAGCTCTCCCCACATGTCCGTAAGAGGAATACCGGCACCTTCCAGCACAACAAGGAAGTGATACAGGACATCTGCCGCCTCATAGATGACGGCGGCTTTTGTCTGTGAGGCTGTCCGGGTGTGCGCCTTGCCCTTCCCTGCCTTTTCGAGATCTGCCGTGGCGAGCAGTAGCTCGCTTGCCTCTTCGAGCAGCTTTTTCCCGCGCTTTTCAGCTGACTGGGACAACAGTTTCGCCGTATAGCTGGAATCCGGCTTTGCCGTGCGCCGCGTGCGAATAGTCCGTAGAAGTTCAAACAGGACGCGTGAGTTTGCACGGGCAGGAGATTTTCCAAATGGCGCCGTCTGATAAAAGCAGGTGGGTGCCCCCGTGTGACAGGCAACGCCTGTCTGGTCCACGCGAGCTATCAGCGTATCGCCGTCGCAGTCGAGTTCGAGCGACTCAATGCGCTGGACATGGCCGGTTGTCCCGCCTTTTTTCCAGAGTGACCCGCGCGAACGGGACCAGAAATGTGTAAAGCCGGTCTTGATAGCCAGCTCCAGGGCGCGCCTGTTCGCCCAGGCGAGCATGAGCAGTTCACCAGTCTCACGATCGACGACAGCCACCGGCACAAGGCCTTTCTCGTCGAACCGGACACGGGCAATGAGCTTGGCGGGGCGGATTCGCTCCGGGGGTGGTGCCTTTGGTGGTATGTTTTTCCGGGCAGGGGTTTTGGGTGCTGTTTTTACGGCAGGCATCGTGACGAGACGGGCTCCTTTCCTGTCCTTCGTCAGAAACAGGAACGGGTGAGTATACACGCACATCAGGGAATTTGGTTGGAGCGGTGTTCCACGTGGAACAATGAGCAGATAAAAGACTGAAAAAGCTGCAATCAGGCCTTTACCCCGCCCTGCCCGTCTCCCATTAATGGGAGACGGCTATCCGGTAACGGTGGACGGGAACACGAGGGAAACACGCGTTGCTTGCCAAGCGGATTATTCCCTGCCTGGACGTAAAGGACGGGCGGGTCGTCAAAGGGGTCAACTTCGTCAATCTCCGGGATGCCGGCGACCCGGTCGAAATTGCCAGGGCCTATAACGACCAGCGAGCCGACGAACTGTGCTTTCTCGACATCACCGCTTCCCATGAGGCCCGTGACATCATGTTGGATGTGGTCCGGCGGACCGCGGAAACAGTATTCATGCCGCTTACTGTGGGCGGCGGCGTCCGGACCATTGAGGATATCCGGAAACTGCTGGAAGCCGGCGCCGATAAAGTTTCAATCAATACGGCTGCCGTGGATCGGCCGGCGCTGGTGGAGGAAGCCGCACTCGCCTTCGGCTCCCAAGCGATTGTTGTGGCCGTGGACGCCCGGCGGGTGACGGATTCCGACGCACCCCGCTGGGAAGTATTTACGCACGGAGGTCGCCGGGAAACAGGTCTCGATGCGGTCACCTGGGCTTGGGAGATGGCCCGCCGGGGGGCAGGGGAGATACTGCTTACCAGCATGGATCGGGATGGCACCGGTGAGGGGTATGACATCGGGCTTACCCGTGCGGTGGTGAAGGCGGTACCGGTACCGGTGATAGCCTCCGGCGGGGTGGGTAAGGTGGAGCACTTCTATGAGGGGCTTGCCGAGGCAGGGGCCGATGGAGCCCTGGCGGCGGGGGTTTTTCATTTCGGCCAGCTTACGATTGGCCAGGTCCGGGCCTATTTAAGAAAGAATGGCGTTCCGGTCCGCCACGATCCGCGACTATAGCTATAATTGGCGGGGCCGCCACGGTTCACCACGCCTTGCCACGCTTCAACCAGGGTATGTTCCACGTGGAACACGGCTTTGACCTGACTGTGGAAGGTCAAAAACTGACGACTGGAGCCCTTTCGGGGTCCAGCCGTCTTCTGCAAGCGGCCTCGCTTAAGAGTTGGTCCTTTTCCGGTCCTTCAGTTCCTTCTGTCCCACATCTTTATTTTTTCTTACTTCCGGACCAGATACAGGGACTCTTCAGCGGTGTCGCCATCCAGAACAATGGCATTGGGGCCGAGCCTGGAGATCCGGTACGTTCCCGTAAGCGGTCCCGAGAGCTCGACGAGGTCATCATTCAGCCGGACTACGGAACCGTTTTCGGCTCCTCGGCGGCTGATCTTTTCAACGGTAAAACGAGAGATATTCAGGGCGAAGCTGTCAGCGGCGACCACCCGGCCTGAGGTAGTGGACTCCATCACCTGGACTTCCCATTGGCCCGAAATATCGCTTCGGCCTGTGTAAAGCGCAGCCTGCGCTCCGGTGAAAATTCCAAGTCCCAAGGCAGCTGCGGCAATGCCGGCGGCTCCAAGCTGGCGAACCCTTTTTCCATCGCGGATCATGACATGCGCCTCCTGAAAATGGCGTCCTGAACTGCCATGAATACGCACAGGCCATGCCATTGGGGAAAGGCAGGGGTATAAGCAATGCTAGTAGACGGTAACTACTGGAGAATTCGCCTGTGGACAGAGAGGTGGAAACGAATTAGCAGGCGCCGATAATTCTCATTCTGAGGCGGAATGAAATCCCAAATTGAGATGGAATCTCAACTTGGGAATCGGTGGAGAATCCGAGTTATGTATTTTTGTGGTGGCATTCCCACAGGCCAGGATTATGGATCCCGGACGAAAACGACGCTCAGGGCTGTGGCGCCTGGCGGTTCTTGGGATGGTTGGGGTGATCCTCGGGCCACTCTATAAGCGGAGGCGGCTCCGTGGCGCGTGGCCGCCGGGGACGTTTGGGTGGTGCGGCGTCAGCAGGAGGTGTTTCAGCTTCCGGAACCGGAGAGGGGGGCGGCGGTGCCGGTTCTGGCTCTGGGGGTGGAGGCAGTACGGGTTCGGACGGGGCAGTTTCGGCTGGCGGTGGCTGGTAACGCACCAGAGCCCTTTCGCCTTCTTTCATCACCGAATTGATCTCTTCCTGCGTGAGACCCATCTCCTTCAACGCTTCTTGGGCAGAATGACGCCACCGGACGGCATCCCGGCCAACGGGCGGAAGGGTGAGATATTTGAGAAAGGCATAGATCGA includes the following:
- a CDS encoding bifunctional phosphoribosyl-AMP cyclohydrolase/phosphoribosyl-ATP diphosphatase HisIE, which codes for MPAVKTAPKTPARKNIPPKAPPPERIRPAKLIARVRFDEKGLVPVAVVDRETGELLMLAWANRRALELAIKTGFTHFWSRSRGSLWKKGGTTGHVQRIESLELDCDGDTLIARVDQTGVACHTGAPTCFYQTAPFGKSPARANSRVLFELLRTIRTRRTAKPDSSYTAKLLSQSAEKRGKKLLEEASELLLATADLEKAGKGKAHTRTASQTKAAVIYEAADVLYHFLVVLEGAGIPLTDMWGELDRRFGMSGIQEKKQRRNR
- the hisF gene encoding imidazole glycerol phosphate synthase subunit HisF, translating into MLAKRIIPCLDVKDGRVVKGVNFVNLRDAGDPVEIARAYNDQRADELCFLDITASHEARDIMLDVVRRTAETVFMPLTVGGGVRTIEDIRKLLEAGADKVSINTAAVDRPALVEEAALAFGSQAIVVAVDARRVTDSDAPRWEVFTHGGRRETGLDAVTWAWEMARRGAGEILLTSMDRDGTGEGYDIGLTRAVVKAVPVPVIASGGVGKVEHFYEGLAEAGADGALAAGVFHFGQLTIGQVRAYLRKNGVPVRHDPRL